A stretch of Geomonas oryzisoli DNA encodes these proteins:
- a CDS encoding epoxyqueuosine reductase QueH, whose protein sequence is MKILLHICCAPCAIYPVKELRSAGLDVTGLFFNHNIHPYTEYKLRMEALKTYAQMVELEVLYRDEYLLEEFLTNVSGEPEGRCAYCYRSRLEEAARTAAEQGFKRFTSTLLYSRYQNQQMIREFGIKLGERYGVEFHYQDFRTGWQEGINLSKEMGLYRQKYCGCIYSEKERYVRK, encoded by the coding sequence ATGAAGATACTGCTGCACATATGCTGCGCGCCCTGTGCCATCTATCCGGTCAAGGAACTGAGATCGGCCGGACTCGATGTCACGGGGCTCTTCTTCAACCACAACATCCACCCGTACACCGAGTACAAGCTGCGCATGGAGGCGTTGAAGACCTACGCGCAAATGGTGGAGTTGGAGGTGCTCTACCGGGATGAATATCTCCTGGAGGAATTCCTGACCAACGTGTCCGGCGAGCCGGAAGGGCGCTGTGCTTACTGTTACCGCTCCAGGTTGGAGGAAGCCGCGCGAACCGCCGCCGAACAGGGCTTCAAGAGGTTCACCTCCACCCTGCTCTACAGCCGGTACCAGAACCAGCAGATGATCCGGGAGTTCGGTATCAAGCTTGGCGAGCGTTACGGCGTCGAGTTTCACTACCAGGACTTCCGTACCGGCTGGCAGGAGGGGATCAACCTCTCCAAGGAGATGGGGCTGTACCGCCAGAAGTACTGCGGCTGCATCTACAGCGAGAAGGAACGCTACGTCAGGAAGTAA
- a CDS encoding cytochrome c3 family protein — protein sequence MLLKSLVFLILTTLLVAGCGGGSADNTTGVSKLAQSQKCMDASCHGGSVSPGTGALIVKEWLNSTHNLNNGAGCADCHEPHPGHPESCSKCHGGGSGVATQNPDAAHKCNKCHGLAHPDDIQVRLAPQHFGNMTASINNNTYRASYLSSNYIGNCRKCHNPHDPTTAMAANAEWAESGHGDVLSGARTRYEFKTRGSYVPYNLTYEYYCVRCHTSTGYINFVTSGFTDVRPFAGPGYAVVQNAPVKVAAGAAQPADAPSPDKTKEVTACNVCHDNGAGRAYNWATRAVGAYRGYYNFSSSNSSPTVKLNNKVTVYPDVNDSNVCIPCHSGRAIGSMIYDAQAAGMDFSNTNTPSAHDRAAATLVFRTGGYEFQGRNYVPARFLHNRIGVANEHGTGNAGPCATCHMKTPTPHGFQPVQRDRAGNIISIASTACAHCHNGDPLLLTPAVLQAKKQGYAAAIAMLNVLKTDPTLPANSLNPSRSKVRPLANRNSDYNAAFPGGGANTMGAFYNASLLQNEPCAFAHNPQYTKRLIYDSIDWLNNGVMDNDVEAAINNATLAVNSNTGKVSLSNPIMGGYYITAQLPGPAYAAVFAQVKADAINWLLGGPNGGRP from the coding sequence ATGCTGCTAAAAAGCCTTGTTTTCCTCATTCTCACTACGCTCCTTGTGGCGGGTTGCGGAGGTGGTTCCGCCGACAACACAACAGGAGTCTCGAAACTGGCCCAGTCCCAGAAGTGCATGGATGCAAGCTGTCACGGCGGCTCCGTCTCCCCGGGAACCGGCGCTCTGATCGTCAAGGAGTGGCTGAATTCCACGCACAACCTCAACAACGGCGCGGGATGCGCCGACTGCCACGAGCCCCATCCCGGCCATCCGGAGTCCTGTTCCAAATGTCACGGCGGAGGAAGCGGCGTGGCGACGCAGAACCCCGATGCCGCCCACAAATGCAACAAGTGCCACGGGCTCGCGCACCCCGACGACATCCAGGTCAGGCTCGCACCGCAGCACTTCGGCAACATGACCGCGAGCATCAACAACAACACCTACCGCGCCTCGTACCTGAGTTCCAACTACATCGGCAACTGCCGCAAGTGTCATAACCCGCACGACCCGACCACGGCGATGGCGGCCAACGCCGAGTGGGCCGAGTCCGGTCACGGCGACGTCCTCTCCGGCGCGAGGACCCGCTACGAGTTCAAGACCCGCGGCAGCTACGTACCGTACAACCTGACCTATGAGTACTACTGCGTTCGTTGCCACACCTCCACCGGCTATATCAACTTCGTGACCAGCGGCTTCACCGATGTGAGACCTTTTGCGGGCCCGGGATACGCCGTGGTGCAAAACGCCCCGGTCAAGGTCGCAGCCGGCGCCGCGCAGCCTGCGGATGCCCCCTCCCCGGACAAGACCAAAGAAGTTACCGCCTGCAACGTCTGCCACGACAACGGAGCCGGCCGGGCCTACAACTGGGCCACCCGCGCGGTGGGAGCTTACCGCGGCTACTATAACTTCTCCTCCTCCAACAGCTCCCCGACGGTGAAGCTCAACAACAAGGTCACCGTCTATCCCGACGTCAACGACTCCAACGTCTGCATCCCCTGCCACTCCGGCCGCGCCATCGGCTCCATGATCTATGACGCGCAGGCTGCCGGCATGGACTTCAGCAACACCAACACACCGAGCGCCCACGACCGTGCCGCCGCCACCCTGGTCTTCCGTACCGGCGGGTACGAGTTCCAGGGCAGGAACTATGTCCCGGCCAGGTTCCTCCACAACAGGATCGGCGTGGCCAACGAGCATGGTACCGGCAACGCCGGCCCCTGCGCGACCTGCCACATGAAGACTCCGACGCCGCACGGCTTCCAGCCGGTGCAGAGGGACCGTGCCGGCAACATTATCTCCATCGCCAGCACGGCGTGTGCCCACTGCCACAACGGCGACCCGCTGCTGCTCACCCCGGCAGTCCTGCAAGCCAAGAAGCAAGGCTACGCCGCTGCGATAGCCATGCTGAACGTCCTCAAGACAGATCCGACGCTGCCGGCCAACTCGCTCAACCCTTCGCGTTCCAAGGTACGCCCCTTGGCGAACAGGAACTCCGACTACAACGCGGCCTTCCCCGGCGGCGGTGCCAACACGATGGGTGCCTTCTATAACGCGAGTCTGCTGCAAAACGAGCCTTGTGCCTTCGCGCACAACCCCCAGTACACCAAGCGGCTCATCTACGACTCCATCGACTGGCTCAACAACGGGGTCATGGACAACGACGTCGAAGCAGCCATCAACAATGCGACCCTGGCCGTGAACAGCAACACCGGGAAGGTCTCGCTCAGCAATCCCATCATGGGTGGGTACTATATCACTGCGCAGCTCCCCGGTCCCGCATACGCAGCGGTCTTCGCCCAGGTAAAGGCGGACGCCATCAACTGGTTGTTGGGCGGCCCGAACGGAGGACGCCCGTAA
- a CDS encoding cytochrome C has protein sequence MFLKKHTAAVMFLLGISSAPLLTPGTANAIPAFSRQHKTECSTCHTIYPELNEFGDAFLKNGYVYPHKKEGAKAATQAESAGNEWSVISGLPQQIPISLTASADLAYDEDAVDGNKVDLSTRSITLQAGGSFRDLAGFFATYNLYSQGMQRASSLPTPANNSNVPSGNSPDLDELFLVWRQALGTPVNVKLGRFEPKLSLWKKSNRILPVPSYASTTYRVGLSPFSSDATEDGVELNALLGNRLFVAGGVVDRNGQDRKDGYGHISLKIGGTDFKGQEPEVDLEKDSLWDFLSVTLGGFGYWGQNGEFDANGVAQNLNSFRRIGAEADILYKRLHLKGSGSFGHDSNPDFGVFKTAVDSKAYTLEGEYYLGAPVNLVPLFRYEYLNAGDGAIKRLTPAIAYSPLQNLRLSVEYTHSIAPEGTGNIAFASIAFSL, from the coding sequence ATGTTTCTCAAAAAGCATACTGCAGCGGTCATGTTCCTTCTCGGCATCTCCTCCGCTCCCTTGCTGACCCCCGGCACGGCCAACGCCATCCCGGCTTTCAGCCGGCAGCACAAGACCGAATGTTCCACCTGCCACACCATCTACCCCGAGCTCAACGAGTTCGGCGATGCCTTCCTGAAGAACGGTTACGTCTACCCGCACAAGAAAGAGGGGGCGAAAGCCGCGACCCAGGCCGAATCTGCGGGCAACGAGTGGTCGGTCATCTCCGGTCTGCCCCAGCAGATCCCGATCTCGCTCACCGCGAGCGCCGACCTTGCCTATGACGAAGATGCCGTAGACGGCAACAAGGTCGATCTTTCCACGAGGTCGATCACGCTGCAGGCCGGCGGCTCCTTCCGCGACCTGGCAGGCTTCTTCGCCACTTACAATCTGTATTCGCAGGGGATGCAGCGGGCCTCGTCGCTCCCCACCCCCGCCAACAACAGCAACGTCCCCTCCGGCAACAGTCCGGACCTCGACGAGCTGTTCCTGGTCTGGCGCCAGGCGCTGGGCACTCCGGTCAACGTGAAGCTGGGGCGCTTCGAGCCGAAACTTTCCCTCTGGAAGAAGAGCAACCGCATCCTGCCGGTCCCCTCCTATGCGTCCACCACATACCGGGTCGGCCTCTCCCCCTTCAGCAGCGATGCCACTGAGGACGGAGTGGAGCTGAACGCCCTGCTGGGCAACCGCCTCTTCGTCGCTGGCGGCGTCGTCGACCGCAACGGCCAGGACCGCAAAGACGGCTACGGGCACATCTCCCTGAAGATCGGCGGGACCGACTTCAAGGGGCAGGAACCGGAAGTCGACCTGGAGAAGGACAGCCTGTGGGACTTCCTGAGCGTTACCCTGGGCGGCTTTGGTTACTGGGGGCAAAACGGCGAGTTCGACGCCAACGGCGTCGCGCAGAACCTGAACAGTTTCCGCCGCATCGGCGCGGAGGCCGACATCCTCTACAAACGGCTGCACCTGAAGGGAAGCGGCAGCTTCGGTCACGATTCGAACCCGGACTTCGGAGTCTTCAAGACAGCCGTCGACAGCAAGGCCTACACCCTCGAGGGTGAGTACTACCTGGGGGCGCCGGTGAACCTCGTCCCGCTGTTCCGCTACGAGTACCTGAACGCAGGCGACGGCGCCATCAAGCGCCTGACCCCGGCCATCGCCTATTCTCCGCTGCAGAACCTGCGGCTGTCGGTTGAATACACACACAGCATTGCTCCGGAGGGGACGGGCAACATCGCCTTCGCTTCCATCGCCTTCAGCCTGTAG
- a CDS encoding cytochrome C, with protein sequence MKKLVVTMLLVAATATTAHAGLKVIGKGDAMRLDPSAFPPNMKANYEIMRVKCVKCHTLERTIVAIQTGVAPISGQPFDRNATKAYGIKMLRKPDSNMNKAEVKASVDLMNYLLSEAEK encoded by the coding sequence ATGAAAAAGCTCGTTGTCACCATGCTCCTCGTTGCAGCAACCGCTACCACCGCCCATGCCGGGCTCAAGGTCATCGGCAAAGGCGACGCCATGCGCCTCGATCCTTCCGCCTTCCCCCCGAACATGAAGGCCAACTACGAGATCATGCGCGTCAAGTGCGTGAAGTGCCATACCCTGGAGCGCACCATCGTCGCCATCCAGACCGGCGTGGCCCCCATCTCCGGCCAGCCCTTCGACCGTAACGCCACCAAGGCCTACGGCATCAAGATGCTGAGAAAGCCTGACTCCAACATGAACAAGGCCGAAGTGAAGGCCTCCGTGGACCTGATGAACTACCTCCTGTCTGAAGCGGAGAAGTAA
- a CDS encoding methyl-accepting chemotaxis protein yields the protein MKDLTLRTRLIGSFLIMALLVAFTGGFGALNIKRVGGQIQNILEQLSKQQKLVLLMGVTQKYCHVSLMQAALVPNDPEKLQEYIDDYQMKRDTLLSQAQIILDGNKKLGVLPAAKGSVVEKRTRNFLASFAEFEKVADELIERKQTLMKGVPAGAISQAAKDALADQRLNQLANEEIATANDKAKEDLDDILLEVGNRMTAANKQVTEIQQSAGITFAAVILVAVALAILLGLLITRNIVSRLSVMAEAVNSGAEGDLTARVEMRNHDEIGKLGSDFNEMVGKLSGMIGKVSRSSNELAGISDTMAKASHSVVGSAKTQAESVSKTSAAIVQINTSVKGVAQGVDSLSISASESSSSILEMASSVEEVVQNMENLALSVNEVSSSIVEMGASIKQVGNGVVSLMEVSTATASSVMEMDSSIKQVERNANETAAISKAVRIDAETGREAVDAVINGMQEIKRASQITSEVVTTLSERAADIGDILSVIDEVAEQTNLLALNAAIIAAQAGEHGKGFAVVADEIKELAERTSSSTREISQVIRGVQEETQRAVEAIDQAERSIADGELLSQKSGEALTKIVVGVTEATAQVTEIARTTVEQAKGSQMIREAMEQVSEMVAQIAKATREQGQGSELIMAAVENMKSLTSQVLSSTREQNKVGNLIAQSTESITEMIRHIKRACDEQTRGSEQIVMSVEDIQQATDANLEATRVMDEAVYKLFRQTEMLKQEMDAFKI from the coding sequence ATGAAAGACCTGACCTTGCGTACCCGCCTGATCGGGTCCTTCCTGATCATGGCCTTGTTGGTCGCTTTCACCGGCGGTTTCGGCGCCCTCAACATCAAGAGGGTAGGCGGCCAGATCCAGAACATCCTCGAGCAGCTCTCGAAGCAGCAAAAACTGGTGCTCCTCATGGGGGTTACCCAGAAGTACTGCCACGTGAGCCTGATGCAGGCGGCCCTGGTTCCGAACGACCCGGAGAAACTCCAGGAGTACATCGACGACTACCAGATGAAGCGGGACACCCTCTTGAGCCAGGCCCAGATCATCCTGGACGGGAACAAGAAGCTCGGTGTACTCCCCGCTGCCAAGGGGAGCGTGGTCGAGAAGAGAACCCGCAACTTCCTGGCGAGTTTCGCCGAGTTCGAGAAGGTTGCCGATGAGCTGATCGAGCGCAAGCAGACGCTCATGAAGGGTGTGCCGGCGGGGGCGATCAGCCAGGCGGCGAAGGATGCGCTGGCCGACCAGCGGCTGAACCAGCTGGCCAACGAGGAGATCGCCACGGCCAACGACAAGGCCAAAGAGGATCTGGACGACATCCTCCTCGAGGTCGGCAACCGGATGACGGCGGCGAACAAGCAGGTCACCGAGATCCAGCAGTCGGCCGGGATCACGTTCGCCGCGGTAATCCTGGTGGCGGTGGCGTTGGCCATCCTGCTCGGTCTTCTCATCACGCGCAACATCGTTTCCCGGCTGTCGGTGATGGCTGAGGCGGTGAACAGCGGCGCCGAGGGAGACCTGACCGCACGGGTCGAGATGCGCAACCACGACGAGATCGGCAAGCTCGGCAGCGACTTCAACGAGATGGTCGGCAAGCTCTCCGGGATGATCGGCAAGGTTTCCCGCTCGTCCAACGAGCTGGCGGGAATCTCCGATACCATGGCGAAGGCCTCCCACTCGGTGGTCGGCTCCGCGAAGACCCAGGCCGAGAGCGTCTCCAAGACCTCCGCGGCGATCGTGCAGATCAACACCTCGGTGAAGGGAGTAGCGCAGGGGGTCGATTCCCTCTCCATTTCCGCCTCCGAAAGTTCCTCCTCCATCCTGGAGATGGCCTCCAGCGTCGAGGAGGTGGTGCAGAACATGGAGAACCTGGCCCTGTCCGTCAACGAGGTGAGCTCCTCCATCGTCGAGATGGGGGCGTCGATCAAGCAGGTCGGCAACGGCGTGGTGAGCCTCATGGAGGTCTCCACCGCCACCGCTTCCTCGGTCATGGAGATGGACAGCTCCATCAAGCAGGTGGAAAGAAACGCCAACGAGACCGCCGCCATATCCAAGGCGGTGCGCATCGACGCCGAGACCGGGCGCGAGGCGGTCGACGCGGTGATCAACGGCATGCAGGAGATCAAGCGCGCCTCCCAGATCACCAGCGAGGTCGTCACCACCCTCTCCGAGCGGGCCGCCGATATCGGCGACATCCTCTCGGTGATCGACGAGGTGGCCGAGCAGACCAACCTGCTGGCCTTGAACGCAGCCATCATCGCGGCCCAGGCCGGCGAGCACGGCAAGGGTTTTGCCGTGGTGGCCGATGAGATCAAGGAACTGGCGGAACGAACCTCCAGTTCCACCCGCGAGATCTCCCAGGTGATCCGGGGCGTGCAGGAGGAAACCCAGCGCGCCGTCGAAGCCATCGACCAGGCCGAGCGTTCCATCGCCGACGGCGAGTTGCTGTCCCAGAAGTCGGGCGAGGCGCTGACCAAGATCGTCGTCGGCGTCACCGAGGCGACCGCCCAGGTGACCGAGATCGCCCGCACCACCGTCGAGCAGGCCAAGGGCAGCCAGATGATCCGCGAGGCGATGGAGCAGGTGTCCGAGATGGTGGCCCAGATCGCCAAGGCGACCCGGGAGCAGGGTCAGGGGAGCGAGCTGATCATGGCCGCGGTCGAGAACATGAAGAGCCTGACCTCCCAGGTGCTTTCCTCCACCCGCGAGCAGAACAAGGTGGGGAACCTGATTGCCCAGTCCACCGAGAGCATCACCGAGATGATCCGTCACATAAAGCGTGCCTGCGACGAGCAGACCCGCGGGTCGGAGCAGATCGTCATGTCGGTCGAAGACATCCAGCAGGCCACCGACGCGAACCTGGAAGCCACCCGCGTCATGGACGAGGCGGTTTACAAGCTGTTCCGCCAGACCGAGATGCTGAAGCAGGAGATGGACGCGTTCAAGATCTAG
- the trpA gene encoding tryptophan synthase subunit alpha, with amino-acid sequence MSRIADRFAALKARGEKALVTFVTAGDPDLASTEQVVLRLEQAGADLIELGVPFSDPMADGPTIQLSSDRALAAGTTLPGILELVTRLRTRTQIPIVLMGYFNPIFAYGAERFACDAAQAGVDALLVVDLPPEEAAELKQHTDRCGLDLIFLLTPTSDTSRVDSVARQGSGFIYYVSVTGVTGARTAVADTLADRVTEVRNALNLPLVVGFGISTPEQAGQVARVADGVVVGSALVKYFEKYQGEELLRELSSFVSSLKQGVLQGAQK; translated from the coding sequence ATGAGCAGGATTGCCGATAGATTCGCAGCATTGAAGGCACGCGGGGAAAAGGCGCTGGTGACGTTCGTCACCGCCGGCGACCCGGACCTCGCCAGCACGGAACAGGTGGTCTTGAGACTGGAACAGGCGGGCGCCGACCTGATCGAGCTGGGGGTTCCCTTCTCCGACCCGATGGCCGACGGACCGACCATCCAGCTCTCCTCCGACCGCGCGCTGGCGGCCGGGACCACCCTGCCGGGCATCCTTGAGCTGGTGACCCGGCTCAGGACCCGGACCCAGATCCCTATCGTCCTCATGGGGTACTTCAACCCGATCTTCGCCTACGGCGCCGAGCGCTTCGCCTGCGACGCGGCCCAGGCCGGCGTGGATGCCCTGCTGGTGGTCGACCTGCCTCCGGAGGAGGCGGCGGAACTGAAGCAACATACCGACCGCTGCGGGCTGGACCTGATCTTCCTGCTCACGCCCACCTCCGATACCTCGCGCGTCGATTCCGTCGCCCGCCAGGGCTCCGGCTTCATCTACTACGTCTCCGTCACCGGCGTGACCGGGGCCCGGACCGCGGTCGCCGATACGCTGGCCGACCGCGTCACCGAGGTGCGCAACGCCCTGAACCTCCCCCTCGTGGTGGGCTTCGGCATCTCCACCCCGGAGCAGGCGGGCCAGGTCGCCCGGGTCGCCGACGGCGTGGTGGTGGGGAGCGCGCTCGTGAAGTATTTCGAGAAGTACCAGGGGGAGGAGCTGCTGCGCGAGCTTTCTTCCTTCGTCTCTTCTTTAAAACAAGGGGTGCTGCAGGGCGCTCAGAAATAA
- the accD gene encoding acetyl-CoA carboxylase, carboxyltransferase subunit beta, whose translation MAWFKRDNPPMAKAGEHKVKVPEGLWTKCVSCNETIYTKDIESNLNVCPKCGHHYRISTKKRIELLIDEGTFKEFDAGMVSVDFLEFKDSKSYQDRIDQAVAKGGSKDAIVCGSGKIEGTPVEICVFDFAFMGGSMGSVVGEKITRGIERALEQGTPCIIVSASGGARMQESILSLMQMAKTSAALAKLREAGLPFVSILTDPTTGGVTASFAMLGDINMAEPKALIGFAGPRVIEQTIRQKLPQGFQRSEYLLDHGMVDVIVERAKMKSQLSSILKMLYRN comes from the coding sequence ATGGCTTGGTTCAAAAGGGATAATCCGCCGATGGCGAAGGCTGGCGAGCACAAGGTGAAGGTTCCGGAAGGGCTCTGGACGAAGTGCGTCAGCTGCAACGAGACCATCTATACGAAGGACATCGAGAGCAACCTGAACGTCTGCCCGAAGTGCGGCCATCACTACCGCATCTCGACCAAGAAGCGGATCGAGCTGCTCATCGACGAGGGGACCTTCAAGGAGTTCGACGCCGGCATGGTTTCCGTCGACTTCCTCGAGTTCAAGGACAGCAAGAGCTACCAGGATCGCATCGACCAGGCCGTGGCAAAGGGGGGCAGCAAGGATGCCATCGTCTGCGGCTCCGGCAAGATCGAAGGGACTCCGGTGGAGATCTGCGTCTTCGACTTCGCCTTCATGGGCGGCTCCATGGGTAGCGTCGTCGGCGAGAAGATCACCCGCGGCATCGAGCGCGCCCTGGAGCAGGGCACCCCGTGCATCATCGTCTCCGCCTCCGGCGGCGCCAGGATGCAGGAGAGCATCCTTTCCCTGATGCAGATGGCGAAGACCTCGGCGGCGCTGGCCAAGCTGCGCGAAGCGGGGCTTCCGTTCGTCTCCATCCTGACCGACCCGACCACCGGCGGCGTCACCGCGAGCTTTGCGATGCTGGGCGACATCAACATGGCCGAGCCCAAGGCGCTGATCGGCTTTGCCGGTCCCCGCGTCATCGAGCAGACCATCCGCCAGAAGCTGCCGCAGGGCTTCCAGCGCTCCGAGTACCTCCTCGACCACGGCATGGTGGACGTCATCGTGGAGCGCGCCAAGATGAAGTCGCAGCTCTCCAGCATCCTGAAGATGCTCTACAGAAACTAA
- a CDS encoding LysE family translocator produces the protein MVSFSQLALFAITSTVLIFTPGPDIIYVMTRGVAQGRKAGLAAAAGFALGNFAHTFFAIVGLSALITSSAAAFACVRYAGAAYLMYIGFKMLRSKASFVQEGGAGELAGWVIFRQSILANIMNPKVALFFLAFFPQFVDRTRGGVPMQMLILGSTFVVLTMLGFGVVALLSGEIGRWLNRSAGAGNRIGQVAGCILVGLGMRLAWPER, from the coding sequence ATGGTTTCCTTTTCCCAGTTGGCCCTGTTTGCCATCACCTCCACCGTTCTTATCTTCACCCCCGGCCCCGACATCATCTACGTAATGACCCGCGGCGTGGCGCAGGGGCGAAAGGCGGGCCTCGCCGCGGCGGCGGGCTTCGCGCTCGGGAACTTCGCCCATACCTTCTTCGCCATCGTCGGCCTCTCCGCTCTCATCACCTCCTCCGCCGCCGCGTTTGCCTGCGTCAGGTACGCCGGGGCGGCCTACCTGATGTACATCGGCTTCAAAATGCTGCGCAGCAAGGCCTCTTTCGTTCAGGAAGGGGGGGCTGGGGAGCTCGCGGGCTGGGTCATCTTCCGGCAGAGCATCCTGGCCAACATCATGAACCCCAAGGTGGCGCTCTTCTTCCTCGCCTTCTTCCCGCAGTTCGTGGACCGTACCCGCGGCGGCGTCCCGATGCAGATGCTCATCCTGGGGAGCACCTTCGTCGTCCTCACCATGCTCGGCTTCGGCGTGGTCGCCCTCCTCTCCGGCGAGATCGGGCGCTGGCTCAACCGCAGCGCCGGTGCCGGGAACAGGATAGGTCAGGTTGCCGGCTGCATCCTGGTCGGTCTCGGCATGCGTCTCGCGTGGCCGGAACGCTAG
- a CDS encoding bifunctional folylpolyglutamate synthase/dihydrofolate synthase produces MTYAETLAHIYALGRFGIKPGLERITALLAALGNPQDAFKTIHVVGTNGKGSTASFLCSILKAGGYRTGLFTSPHLISFTERIQINGAEIGEADVVRLAESVMAAAPEETTFFEIVTALAILYFAEAGVEVAVFEAGMGGRLDATNVLQGVLCAIAPITLEHTDYLGKTIEDIAAEKAGICKPGAPILSARQLHDAQFIIEHQAAQLDAPLYRQGESFDAFWLDGLLNYRGVGVTLDALSCGLFGRYQSGNAALALACAELLRAVGFPVTPQAMIAGVANARWPGRMELFPGPPRLLLDGAHNPAGAAALAEALADVPRRQLFLVAGVMADKELAGILSPLLPLVDRVFAVAPALERALPAGELATYCFGAGVEAMEAGSVAEGIELARNLAQDDDLILVCGSLFTVGEARSHLKSRSFEAFRG; encoded by the coding sequence ATGACCTACGCCGAAACGCTTGCGCACATCTATGCTCTCGGTCGCTTCGGCATCAAGCCCGGGCTCGAAAGGATCACGGCGCTGCTTGCCGCCCTGGGCAACCCGCAGGACGCCTTCAAGACGATCCACGTAGTCGGGACCAACGGCAAAGGGTCGACGGCTTCCTTCCTCTGCTCCATTCTCAAGGCCGGCGGCTACCGGACTGGACTCTTCACCTCTCCGCACCTGATATCCTTCACCGAGCGCATCCAGATCAACGGCGCCGAAATAGGGGAGGCGGATGTGGTGCGTCTTGCCGAGTCGGTGATGGCCGCAGCTCCTGAGGAGACCACCTTCTTCGAGATCGTCACGGCCCTCGCGATCCTCTATTTCGCTGAAGCAGGGGTGGAGGTCGCCGTCTTCGAGGCGGGGATGGGGGGGCGGCTCGACGCCACCAACGTTTTGCAGGGGGTGCTGTGTGCCATCGCACCGATCACCCTTGAGCATACCGATTACCTCGGTAAAACTATCGAGGACATCGCCGCGGAGAAGGCCGGCATCTGCAAGCCGGGCGCTCCCATCCTGTCGGCGCGCCAGCTGCACGACGCGCAGTTCATCATCGAGCACCAGGCGGCCCAGCTCGACGCGCCGCTTTACCGCCAGGGGGAATCCTTCGATGCCTTCTGGCTGGACGGTCTGCTCAACTACCGCGGTGTCGGTGTCACGCTGGACGCCCTTTCCTGCGGGCTTTTCGGCCGCTACCAAAGCGGCAATGCGGCCCTCGCCCTCGCCTGTGCGGAACTATTGCGGGCGGTGGGATTCCCGGTCACTCCCCAGGCGATGATCGCCGGTGTGGCCAATGCCCGCTGGCCCGGAAGGATGGAGCTTTTCCCCGGGCCGCCCCGGCTGCTGCTCGACGGTGCCCATAACCCTGCGGGGGCGGCCGCCCTGGCCGAGGCCCTGGCCGATGTCCCGCGCCGGCAGCTCTTCCTGGTGGCCGGTGTCATGGCCGACAAGGAGCTTGCCGGGATACTGTCGCCGCTTTTGCCGCTGGTCGATCGTGTTTTCGCCGTCGCTCCCGCCCTGGAACGGGCCCTTCCCGCCGGCGAGCTTGCCACCTACTGTTTCGGTGCCGGTGTCGAGGCGATGGAGGCGGGGAGCGTGGCCGAGGGGATCGAGTTGGCCCGGAACCTGGCGCAGGATGACGACCTGATCCTGGTTTGCGGCTCCCTGTTCACCGTGGGAGAAGCGCGCAGTCACCTGAAATCGCGAAGCTTCGAGGCGTTCAGAGGGTGA